Proteins encoded within one genomic window of Glycine soja cultivar W05 chromosome 1, ASM419377v2, whole genome shotgun sequence:
- the LOC114417449 gene encoding uncharacterized protein LOC114417449 encodes MNDNITLVLHHGGRFTPRASDGKVEYIGGEFEVWEDISADCLNAFILYDLVKACKKYSNIGECFWLIDKDLDFNHGLRSCTTDGDILHLVRDAFENENEINVYFHHEVDPILEEVPQMLYLECYPIRKAVENEDDLDDVPVAGHEEDVGAGEQTDAGEQMDAGKQRDGGEQRDTDAGEQRDGSEQRDTDAGEQRDGSEQRDAEAGEERDADGEERDVADSEEEKEVDSDETDAEWFINFSCMLNEVEAEVETDGYHSEELNIPISSDDEDEDVEVYPQYSQSSGVGEQKLELGMEFGTLDEFKSALREYSILMGREFKWKKNDKQRARAKCKKAFCDWEIYCAKNEVRNSFQIKTFKHNHNCCREVNNKQANRQWVVSKLEGKLRMQPTLKCVEALEYFKQEFGVHIEVTKMWRAMKEAKQLVEGNERKQYAKVFDYAHELLRSNPGSTVKINTVPSPEGPPQFQRLYICLAGCKKGFVAGCRPFIGLDGCFLKSAFGGNLLSAVGLDGNNHIYVIAYAVVDIENKDNWKWFLTLLHEDLGDYIQNGWNFMSDMQKGLIPALQEVMPGAPHRFCVLHLWKNFTKQWKSKELKGIVWQCAKSTTVAEFEGHMAHLKTINCQAWEYLNKWPKQAWTKAHFSTTPKVDNICNNTCEVFNSRILQYRCKPIITMLEEIRSYIMRTMAARKVKLSGKPGPLCPVQYKRLEKEFHFANQWTPIWCGDNMGLRYEVHMWGNKVEVNLGEWTCTCGVWQLTGMPCRHAIATITHKGGKPEDMCHEWLSIEAYNKTYQHFIEPVQGPQYWAQTQYTHPVPPHKKVQRGRPKKNRRRSVDEDNVTGHKLKRKLAEFTCGRCGQTNHNIRSCKNIGVPVRPKKYVAPSTSNEDDHLLSQDEQALNEAEEATTHVQQDPVEINLSQPHLSQDSDMEVPATIVPPIARNKLAITRAKKRKVAYKDDAEN; translated from the exons ATGAATGACAATATAACTTTAGTATTGCACCATGGAGGAAGATTCACTCCACGTGCCAGTGATGGAAAGGTTGAATATATAGGCGGAGAATTTGAAGTTTGGGAGGATATATCTGCAGATTGCCTGAATGCATTTATCTTATATGATCTGGTGAAAGCTTGTAAGAAGTATAGTAATATAGGAGAATGTTTTTGGTTGATTGATAAGGACTTAGATTTTAATCATGGGTTAAGGAGTTGTACAACTGATGGAGATATATTACACTTAGTTAGGGATGcttttgaaaatgagaatgagataaatgtttattttcatcatgAAGTAGATCCAATTTTAGAAGAAGTCCCACAAATGTTGTACTTGGAATGTTATCCAATTCGAAAAGCTGTTGAGAATGAGGATGATTTAGATGATGTACCTGTTGCTGGCCATGAGGAAG ATGTTGGTGCTGGAGAGCAGACAGATGCTGGTGAGCAGATGGATGCTGGTAAGCAGAGGGATGGTGGTGAGCAGAGGGATACTGATGCTGGTGAGCAAAGAGATGGTAGTGAGCAGAGGGATACTGATGCTGGTGAGCAAAGAGATGGTAGTGAGCAGAGGGATGCTGAAGCTGGTGAGGAGAGAGATGCTGATGGTGAAGAGAGAGATGTTGCTGATAGTGAGGAGGAAAAGGAAGTTGACAGTGATGAGACAGATGCTGAGTGGTTTATAAATTTCTCTTGTATGTTGAATGAAGTTGAAGCTGAAGTTGAGACAGATGGTTATCATTCAGAGGAGCTTAATATCCCCATTAgtagtgatgatgaagatgaggatgttgaAGTTTATCCTCAATATAGTCAAAGTAGTGGAGTTGGTGAACAGAAGTTGGAATTAGGGATGGAGTTTGGTACTCTAGATGAATTTAAATCTGCCTTGAGGGAGTATAGCATATTGATGGGCAGGGAGTTCAAGTGGAAGAAGAATGATAAACAGAGGGCTAGAGCAAAATGCAAGAAGGCATTTTGTGATTGGGAAATCTACTGTGCAAAGAATGAAGTTAGAAACTCTTTTCAGATAAAGACATTTAAGCATAACCATAATTGCTGCAGAGAAGTGAACAACAAACAAGCAAATAGACAGTGGGTGGTCAGTAAACTTGAGGGCAAACTCAGAATGCAGCCAACCCTTAAATGTGTTGAAGCTTTGGAATATTTCAAGCAAGAGTTTGGAGTGCACATTGAAGTTACAAAGATGTGGAGAGCCATGAAAGAAGCAAAGCAATTAGTGGAAGGGAATGAGAGGAAACAATATGCCAAAGTATttgattatgcacatgaattgtTGAGGAGCAATCCTGGATCAACAGTTAAGATCAACACAGTGCCAAGTCCAGAAGGTCCACCACAATTTCAGAGGCTATATATTTGTCTTGCTGGCTGTAAGAAGGGGTTTGTTGCTGGATGTAGACCATTCATAGGTCTAGATGGATGTTTCCTAAAGAGTGCATTTGGAGGAAACTTGCTCTCTGCTGTTGGGCTTGATGGCAATAACCACATCTATGTTATTGCTTATGCTGTTGTGGACATTGAGAACAAAGACAATTGGAAATGGTTTTTAACTTTGTTGCATGAAGATCTTGGGGATTACATACAGAATGGGTGGAATTTCATGTCAGACATGCAAAAG GGACTTATTCCAGCTTTACAGGAAGTCATGCCTGGTGCACCTCATAGATTTTGTGTCTTGCATCTTTGGAAAAATTTTACAAAGCAATGGAAAAGCAAGGAACTTAAAGGAATTGTGTGGCAATGTGCAAAATCCACTACTGTTGCTGAGTTTGAAGGCCATATGGCCCATTTGAAGACAATCAACTGCCAGGCTTGGGAGTATTTGAATAAATGGCCCAAACAAGCATGGACAAAAGCCCACTTCAGTACAACACCCAAGGTGGACAATATATGCAACAACACTTGTgaggtattcaattccagaattcTGCAGTATAGATGCAAGCCTATTATCACAATGCTTGAAGAAATTAGAAGTTATATCATGAGAACCATGGCTGCCCGCAAGGTTAAACTTTCTGGAAAACCTGGACCATTATGTCCTGTGCAGTATAAAAGACTAGAAAAAGAATTCCATTTTGCTAATCAATGGACTCCCATTTGGTGTGGTGATAACATGGGCCTGAGATATGAGGTCCACATGTGGGGGAATAAGGTTGAGGTCAATTTAGGTGAATGGACATGCACTTGTGGAGTATGGCAACTAACAG GGATGCCATGCCGACATGCCATTGCAACAATAACTCACAAAGGAGGGAAGCCTGAGGACATGTGTCATGAGTGGCTGTCAATAGAAGCTTATAATAAGACATACCAGCATTTTATTGAACCAGTCCAAGGACCACAATATTGGGCCCAGACACAGTATACACACCCTGTTCCACCACATAAAAAGGTCCAAAGAGGAAGgccaaagaaaaatagaaggagATCTGTAGATGAGGACAATGTCACAGGACATAAGCTAAAGAGGAAATTGGCTGAGTTTACATGTGGAAGGTGTGGCCAAACCAATCATAACATTAGAAGCTGTAAAAATATTGGAGTTCCTGTTAGGCCAAAGAAATATGTTGCACCATCAACTTCAAATGAGGATGACCACCTATTATCTCAAGATGAACAAGCTTTGAATGAGGCTGAAGAAGCTACTACTCATGTTCAACAAGATCCGGTGGAGATTAATTTATCTCAGCCTCATTTGTCACAAGATAGTGACATGGAGGTCCCTGCAACTATTGTTCCACCAATAGCAAGGAATAAGCTAGCCATAACAAGAGCCAAAAAAAGGAAGGTTGCTTATAAAGATGATGCAGAAAACTGA